The Halobacteriovorax sp. DA5 genome segment ACTTTATCTGAATCTATTTTCAACTTAGTTACTAAATTTGAAAAATTTCCAGATAGATTTACATCAGCATTAAAAACACCTTCAAGTGGTGTGGTATATACCTTAACATCTTCCCATATAGGTTTAATATTTCTATGTAGAAGACTTAGGTCAACACTCTTCATTTTAATATTTAAATCGACATTTTCTTTTTCTAAATTTACGACACCATAAATATTAGACTGTCCATTTGTTGTATTATTTAAACTATCAACATAAATGATATTTTCGTTAATTGAATACTTAAGATTTGCTTTGGATTTCTTCTCAAGCAAGAAACCAAAAACATCAACATACTCAACATCTGATGAGTTCACATCAATTACAACATTATCAGTTCCCTTTATAGAAATATCAAAGTCGCCATGTCCTTTTGCAACCCCAGCAATTTCACCACCAAGATCTGATATCGAGAAGTTCTTTGCTTTAATATCAAAGTCAACAAGATTACCTATTACTGAACCTTTCCCATTTAACAATGAATTATTAGTTTTAGCATTAACACTTATATTAAAATCACGTCCTGCTACTATATTTAAGTTCTCTAGGCTAATGTTAGAAAAATTTATAATGTTATCACTACTTGGTCTTAAAGCTAAGTTAGTGATTGAGATAGGACTATTCTTAAAGGTATCGACTAAGACTTCACCAGAATTATTCATTCTCAATAAAACCTTTCCATTAGCTCGGCCCTTTAAAAGGACAAAATCCTCGCCTAGAAAATATAAAATATCATTGAGATGAAGATTAGTTGTTTCAACAACGACATCATTATCAATAACTTTGTCAGAATTAAAATTTAACACTAATTCATCAGCTACTTTAACTTTTCCACTATTCACTTCACCAGTGAAATTTCTAATCGTTAACTTGTTATTATGAAAAGAGTGTTTCGTTTTAAAAGAATCAAGATTTACATAATCAGAATGTATATTACTACCATTAGTAAAACCACTAACGTATATATCCTTCTTATCAACAGCACCTGTGATAGTCGATTTCCCTTCTATTACGCCATCAATATTTATATTGTATTTTCTTTTTATGTCCTCAAAACTATCAAAGTTTATTTTGTAATCGATATCGGAATGAACTTTCTTACTGCTAAATTCATATTTTCCTGATCCGCTAATTTTAGAATCTTTAATGAATATATATCCATTTCTGACACGAATATTGTTTTCAACAATTTCAGCGTCAAGATAAAGATTATCGACTACAGCACCTTCCCACTTAACATTTTCAATATCAAGAAGGATGTCATAACTATACTCAAATGGACTAAGTGCTAGGTACTTGATCGGTATATTTAATTTATTTTCAGCAATATAAAAATCAGAGTTTTTAATTTCAATCTTGTTAATTTTAAAAGGTAATTGGTTAGTAACATTGGAAAGAGTATTAAAAATACTTACTTGAGAATTATCATCTTCACTCTTTTCTAATTTCTCTAGAACAACATAACCATCACTAAATTCAACAGAGTTAAATCTTATATTTGATGAGAAAAGACTTAAAAGAGAAAATGCTGCTGAAACATCCTTTACCTGTACTTCAAGTTCATCTCTTACTTTGAAATTAACATCCTCTAAAATAGTTCGAGGAGGGAAAAATCCACCCGAAACTCTAGTGAAAGAAAGAGACATATTTGAATCAATGATTACATTTTTATTAATATACTCTGTTAGTAATGTTGATACATATTTTGACTGTATAAAACGCCAGGCTCCTACCGTGAGAAGTCCAAAGACAAGAGTAAATATAATCAGAAATTTATTTACAAATCTCATCTCTTTAACATTACCTCAACATTCCTATAGCCTGGACTTAAACGATTAACAATAACTGCCATAAAGAAAGCTCGTTCATTATTTCCAAGTCGCTTATAAGCTGCAGCCATTTCAAATAGAGTATTTACATATTCAGTTTTAGACTCACAGCCATCAATTAGTTTTTCTCTTAATTCTACTAACGATAGCAACTCATCTTTCCTATTTGGAGGTAGATACAACGCCTCAACATAATCCCTGTTAAATACGTGCTCTTTCGTATTCTTAGTATGTTCTTCTATACCTGTATAATCTTTCAAATAATGATTAATCGCTCTAATCAAATCATTATCGTCTGAACGTTTAACATAGTTGTATAAAACATCTTGAAATTCTTCAGACTCAAAAAATAGAGGAATGATCTTGAATAGGGATTCAATAAACATCAAAGGATCTATTAAGTTAATATCATTCACTAACCTTTTTCTAATGGCCGATATTTGAAAATATATTTCAGGGTTTTTAACAGCAGTAATTGTTGTGATGATATTAGAGATATCTTCCTTTAACTCTTGGCCACTTATTAATTTAATGTACGATAATAAATCATTTGAATATGTAATATCAAAGTGTGTGAATATTTTTGTTAATTCATTTAAGCGATTAATTTTTTTTCTTTTTATCAAGTAAGTAGTGAGGCTACTAATTTCTAAAAATAATTTTTGAACTTTTCCAGTGGAGTGAAAAAATAAAATTTTTGAGAGTGAGTCTAGATAAAAAACATCAATTGAAGATTGCTCTTCATTATCAATACGATTTGATTCTAAAAAAATAATAAGCTCTTGAGTGTTACTCATTACTTTTTCAAATTCATATTTTGTCATTTCGGTTGTGTTATTTGACACATTTCCTCTGGTATATAAATACAACTAACTATCTAAAATTATTATATCAAATAATTATTTTAATTAATGTTAAGCGTACTTTTTACCACAGAAAGACATGGATTAGAGATAAGAAAAAGGCCCTTTAAAAGGGCCTTTATATTTAAGAAATTATTTGTTTACACGCTCGACGTAATCACCAGTTCTTGTATCAATTTTTAAGATTTCCCCTTCTTTGATAAATAGTGGAACGTTTACTTGAAGACCTGTTTCCATAATTGCCTTCTTTAATCCACCTTGAGCTGTATCACCCTTAAGACCTGGGTCTGTTTCAGTTACTGATAACTCAACAAAGTTAGGAAGTTCAATCGAAATTGGTTTACCTTTATAATATAATAGTCCTACTTTAATACCTTCTTGTAGGTAGTTAGCAGCATCATCAATGTATTCAGTTGCAACGTGAATTGTTTCAAAAGACGATTGGTCCATGAAGTTAAATCCATCAGGATCATTGTATAAATACTCTACTTCTTTTTCTTCTAGATCTGGCTTAAGAGCACCAGTTGCTACACCAGACTTGAAAGTTCTTTCAATAACTGCACCTGTTTCTAGGTTTTTGATTCTTAACTTATAAAAAGCTGAACCTTTACCTGGGTTAGTGAAGTCACATTTAATACAAACATATGGTTTGCCATCGATTTCTAGTTTTAAACCTTTCCTAAAGTCGTTTGTCGATATTTCCATAAAAACCCTTTAAATTAATTGCGATAATATTGCTAGGAAGTAACCTTTTTCTTTTAAACCTTCTATCACAGCTGTTGAAGATTTTGCAGTAATTTTATTCTTTCTAAACTCCTCTCTTAGGTTTGTGTTTGAAAGATGTACTTCAATTACTGGGCATTTCATCACCCGCAAGGCGTCTAAAATAGCAATACTAGTATGAGAGAAAGCTGCTGGGTTGATAATCAGCGCTTTAATATCACTTTCTGACGCAGCATGTATTTTTTCAATGATCTCTTGCTCACCATTAGATTGGAACCATTCAACATCAACTTTATGCCCGAACTGCCCGAGTTTTTCATTGGTGTACTTTTCAATGGCATCAAGATCAAGTGTGCCATAGATAGATGGTTCTCTTTTTCCTAATAAATTTAAATTAGGACCATTAATGACTAAGAATTTATCCATTTAAAACTTCGCTGCTTCTTTTCTTTAAGTATGATTCGAATAGCTCAAAGGCCATTGTCAGTTTTTCCAGTTCTACTTTTGGTTTTTGCTCTAATTTCTTAGCTGTCGATTCAAAAGCGGCCATTAAGTCTTCACGGCCCTTACTCTCACTGATCTCGTCTTGTCCCTCAAGCTCAAGTAGTCTATCTTGGATACGTTGATCTTCAGGATTTTCAGCTAGCGCACTGTTAAGAACTTCTATCGCCTTTTGTTTTGCGCCTTGTTTTAGATAAAGGTCAACTAGAGTATGGCTAAAGATTTGTCCTGGTTCACTCTTAGGTTTATCTTCAACGACTGGCTCTTCTTTAACTTGTGGAACTAAACTTAAGGTACTCCAACTTTCTATTTCATCATCTAAATTCGATATATCAAAAGTTTTTTGAGTTAGATCTTCATTTTCAATACTGTCAAAATTATCATATTTTACAATAAACTCAGTTGCTTCATTATCCTTAGGTGAAATAAAAAGAACTCTTTTATATGTATTTAGGGCCTCAAGGATCAAATTCTGTTTAAAACAAGAATGAGCAAAAAGTTTAAGAAACTTAATATTATCGCCATTAATAGAAAGTTGTGGCTTTAATACAGTGTAAGCTTCTTCAATCTCTTCCCTCTCTAATAATAGCTGGCCATAAACAATAATAGCAGCAGAGAAGTTAGGATGATGAATTAGTCCTCTTTTAAGTAAAGCTAATGCTTCATCATTCATTCCAACTTTTCTGTATATTTCGGCCAAAGGAGCAAAGACCTTCGATCGAGGGTCTTTCTCCAATTGACTTTTATATTTTGTGATTAGATTATTGTAATTTTTCATCTACAAGCTACTTGTTAAACCTGCACGTTCTTGATTAATAACTCTCGGTGTAATGAAAATAACAAGTTCTGTTTTACTTACCTGTGGATTATACGGAGTTCTAAATAGCCAACCGACAATAGGTACATCCTTTAAATAAGGAACACCAGAATGTGATTCAATTTTAGAATAACTATAAAGTCCACCTAGAACAATTGTTGATCCATTTTCAACAAGTACATTTGTCTTTACCTGTCTTTTAGTTTTATCAGGTGGAGCTCCCGCTGCTGGAGCAGTACCAAATTGCTCTTTAGATAGTTCGACAATTAAATCAATTGCCCCATCATTAGCAACCTGAGGAGTAACGGCCAAACTTAGCTCGGCAGTTGTCTCTTTGAATGTAATTGTAATATCTTCACCAGTCCCTTCTCTTTCTTCAAAAGAAGTTGTGTCTGTCGAAATAATTTCTGCTTTTACGTTATGTTTAGTTACAACTCGAGGAGAAGCAATGATCTTACCTTTTGATTCACTTTCTAAAAGTTGTAACTGAAAATTTAAATCAAATAAGCGTCCAAATCTTGAGATTGTAACACCAAGTAAGTTCCTTGTGTTCTCACCAGTTGTTGGAGCACTTGAAAAGCTTAGCCCTGGACCAGAAATACTAGTCGAACTGGCCGAACCTGTTAAATCTGTAGAAGTTGGTATTTGTCCAATTGGGTCATATCCAAAATTGAGTCCATTCTGCAGACCAATTTGTTTTTGATAACCTTCGTTAACTTCAACAATTTTTGATTCAATAAGAACCTGTGGAGTTTGACGATCTAGAATATCAACGATCTTTGCAATTTTTTCTGTCGTCTCAAGAGTATCATTAATGATTAAATTATTAGTTCTTTCATCAGCAATTAAAGAACCTCTTGCAGGAGTAACATAGTCCTTTAAAAGAGTCGTTAAGTCTTTAGCTTTAGAATAAGAGATAGGAAGAACTTTAGTTACGAGAGGTTCTGCTACTTCTTTGATTTGCGTAGCTTCTCTTTCTTTTCTTTTCTCTTCTGTTGCTTGAGCAAGCGTCTTAATCGTTAGAATTGCACCATTTTTTTCTGCTACTAACTTATTAATAGATAAAACTGTATCGAGTGCCTGGTCCCATGGAACATTTACTAAGTTAAGTGATAATGGTTTTAACTCAGCAACATCATTTGTCATAATAACGTTGAAACCTGAGGCATCCGCAATAAGATCAAGAATGTCATTGATCTTCATATCCTTAACATTCAAGGAAATCTTATTACCAACATACTTTTTTTGCCCTGAAAGAGTTAAGTTTTCTAAGATATCTTCCATGCTTTTAGATTTTGGCTTTAGAAGTCTTTGACTCTTCTTTTCTTCAGCTGTTGTTAAAGCACCTTCTTCCTCTTTAGAACTAGCAAATGCACCGTAACGATTTTCAAATATGATACTTGCAAGGTTTCCTGAAGTTTGAAGTTTAGAGCGAACATTATCTCTTAATTGTACGACGACTCTAATATCTTGAGACTTCCCTGGAGCCTTAAAAGCAGAAACAAATACTACCGAACCTGAAAATTCAGAAGTATCAAAAGCTCTAAGAACTCTTTGAGTGGATACTGTATTTTCAATATCAATAATGACTTGTTTGTCTTTAACGACTTGGAACTTTTTAATTTTGAAATCGTTCTTATCAAAATTGAAATTCAAATAACTTAAATCGTCTTTCTGTTGAAAATCAATTTTTGTTAAATTTGCTGATAGTGCAAGAAATGAGTATAGAATTGATACTGCAATAACTATTTTTTTCATTTTTACTCTTCCTAAGTAAAATTATTATATTTTTATGATATCATAAATTGAATTTTATAAAAGTATTATGAACTACTCTGATAAAGGAAGTATTGTTTCCAAGTACTCTTCTTCATCGTATACATTAATAATTTTCTCAACTAATACTACCCCACCAGGTAGAATTGCTTTAACCTCAACTTGATCTGGGCCGATTTTCATACCTTCTTTTATGATTACAGCTTGAGATAATCCTTCTTCTTCAACTTGTTTTATAATCGCTCGTGGATCTTTACCTAAAAAGATACCTGTAACTCTTAATCGATCAATACGAAGATGATCTGTCGTAAGCTTATTAGAGAAACCAGTAAACTTTTCTCTTCTCGCTTTTTTGTTTCCCATTTTTTTCTTATATTTAACTTTAAACGGGTCTCTAATATTTCTTCCGGAACCTAGTTCAACAGGCGCTTGTCCTATTGCTAAGAAACAAAATAAGCATGCTAATATTAATTTGCTCTGATTTTTCAATTCTTATTCCTAGTTCTTTTCTTTCTCGCAGGTTTTTTAGATTGTTCTTGTTTAAGTTTCTGCTCAATTTCTTCAATACCACGCTTTTCTCTATGGTTTTGATTATAAATATAACTCTCAATCGTAGCGTATAGATTAATTATTTCGTAACGAGACTTATTTGTTTTTGTAATTTTACTTAAATTAATATCTCTAACATTTAAAATTCTTTCTTGTTTAGAAATGTTTTCTAGTAAAAGTAAGAATTGTAGATATGTCCCTTTCCCTGAAAATGTATAATATTTCGTAATATAGAATCCATTTTCTTCTTGTCCGCTTGGATTAATTTGTACATCTTTGATCTTTAAGCTTTCCCCGAGCTTTTTGATTAAGTTAATACTTTCATTATCACTAATATCTTTAGGTAGACGTCTTTGTGTCTCTTCAAGTTTTTGAGCAACTATTTCAATCTCTTCTTTCTTTTGCTCAACGTCTCTTTCGTAATCCTTAAGTTTTTTTAATTCTTTTTTCTTCTTACTAATTCTACCGTTTACAATATTAACTTCTTCTTGAAGACTTGCTCTTTCAATTTCAACTTCGTTGTACGCTTCATAAGCCTGGAATGCGCCCCAAACGATTAAGATTAAATATAGCTTATTAATTAGAGATAGCATTACTCAAGATCTCCATATGATTGGATTTTCCCTTCAATTGAAAAACTTTGTAATGTAACACTTTCACCGTAAAGCTGATCTGAAGTTTCTTTAAGTTCTTTCATACCAAATGTTTCAGAAGAGTAGCCATTTCTTGGTATGAAATACTCAAGTTCTTTAACGTTGTTAATAAAGTCCCCGACCGATGAAAAAGATATTGATTCCCCATCAATCTTGATAACTTTTTTGTCGTCAATTGTTAGAGAGTTAAACCAAATATCATCATTCAATGATCCCGAAAGTCCTCTTAGTACTTTATATGGGTTAGATTTATTAGACATAACTTGCGCTACAAGTGCTTCTCTACTTTTTAACTCTTCAATTCTTTTTGTAAAAGCATCCATAACTTCAGTTAAAGAACCAAATGAATCAACTTCTTTTTTTAGTCTGTTAAAGACTGCCTTTTGCTGAACAATCTCATCACGTACATCTTGATTTTTATTTTTAAAACCTGGAATTAGAACAGATGTAAGTCCGTAATAAACAGCATAACCAATAAGAAGCGATTTCTTATTTACCTTATTAAAATCAACACCAAGAATTACTGGTAGCTCTAAAGGTTTCTTTTTTTCTAATAAGTTTATTTCTATCATTTTGGAAACTCCCTAAGGGCCAATCCAAATGAAACAACACCTTCGTGGGCCATATCATTTAATTCATCATCATCGAAATCATTTTCATTAAATTCGATTTCATTAAATGGATTCAATACATTAACATCAACACCAAAAGATGATCGGATTTCCTCAAGTAAATTAGGTAATCGCACTGAACCGCCAGTTACTGTAATATTCTTTAAAGAATCATCAGAAGTTGCATTAATATAAAAGTCATGAGCTTTTTTTAGTTCGTTAACAAGAGTTCCATTAATCTCATTAATAATCATTAACACATCATCAGGAACACCTTCACCAGATGACATCTTCTTTAAGTCTTCCGCTTCTTGAAATGTTACCCCTAATTGTCTCTGAATCTCTTCTGTAATACTCGCGCCACCAATAATGATTTCTTTAACAAAGACTGGAATACCTTTTTTAAGGACGATAAAAACAGTTGCCTGAGAACCAATATCAATTAGCAATGTCGATGGAATTAGAATTTTATTTATATCTGTACTTGAAGTATTTTCAAATATTTCATCTTCTGACTCATCATCAATATCTGATGATAAATCCTCTTCAGAAGCTAGCTCGTAGATATTAGTAATCGAAATAGAGCACAAATCAACGACTTTTACGATCTTACCTAAGGATTCAATTATTGTTTTGAATGATTCAAGGACATCTTTCTTTACCGCACAAACAATAACATCAAGACCACCACCCATGTTTTCACCGATGACATACCAATCGATATTACAGTCCTCAACCGGAAATGGGAGGTATTGCTCTGCTTCCCAAATTACTTGATCTTCAAGTTCTTCATCATCTCCACCGGCCAATTGTAATTTTTTAATTACTGTATTAGGCCCAGATAGACCAAGGCAAATATAGGGCTCTGTGACTTTCGCTTCTTTAAAAGCTTCTTTTAAAGCTTCTTTTAGAGCTTCTTCATCTTGAATTTCATCTTCTATGATTGCAGCTTCCGGAAGTGGAACAGATGCATACTTAACTAATTTATAAGTATCATTCTTGGTAACTATTTTAGAGACTTTTACTGAGCTTTGACCAATGTCAACACCAATAAGTTCTTTAGGAACTAAACCTAAAGCTTCCCTAATTTTAAATATAACATCCTGTATATCAATATTCTTCTTCATCCGTGACCTATCAAAGTATTATTTTATTATACTCTGCACAGTCCAGTCATTTCAAGAAGTTATTTAAAACAACAATGCGCCCAGCATCATTTCAAAGGTACTTGGAAAGTAGATTTGAATAACGGCCACAATAATAATAAATGGCCCAAATGCTATTGCCTGGTCTCTTTTAATAACTTTGAAAAGTAATAAAGGCATCATTAGCAAACTTCCTAGAATACATGAAAAGAGCATATTATGAATAATTCCTAATGGACCAAGATAAATTCCGAGAACACCAAACAGCTTTATATCACCTCCACCCAGGCCGATGACACCTTTAATTTTATAAAATAGGTAAGTAATTAAGTAAGGTACTAAAAATCCAATTAATCCACCTAGAACCCAGTGCTTCCAATGATAAAAAAATACGACATGGATAAAAAAGATTATTCCCAAATATACATTAATTACATCTGGTAATATTTGGTGACGTACATCAATGACAAAATGAACAAGGAGGCAACAAGCAACAGTAAAAAAGAATAAATAAGAAGTTAATCCATGAAGACTTATTTCGCCTCCAAATAGAAATAACGATATAGTTGCCGTAAGTAACTCGATAACTGGATATTGAAAACTAATATTCGTCTTACAGTTAGCACACTTCCCTCTTAAGCCAATGAAGCTTAAAATTGGAATATTGTGAAACCACTTAAGTTGAAAGCCACATTTTGGACAACGTGAGCGATCGATAAAAAACTTTTCATTAGTAGGTAGTCTCAAAATGAGAACATTTAGAAAACTTCCTATCATTGCTCCAAA includes the following:
- the efp gene encoding elongation factor P codes for the protein MEISTNDFRKGLKLEIDGKPYVCIKCDFTNPGKGSAFYKLRIKNLETGAVIERTFKSGVATGALKPDLEEKEVEYLYNDPDGFNFMDQSSFETIHVATEYIDDAANYLQEGIKVGLLYYKGKPISIELPNFVELSVTETDPGLKGDTAQGGLKKAIMETGLQVNVPLFIKEGEILKIDTRTGDYVERVNK
- a CDS encoding type II 3-dehydroquinate dehydratase; translation: MDKFLVINGPNLNLLGKREPSIYGTLDLDAIEKYTNEKLGQFGHKVDVEWFQSNGEQEIIEKIHAASESDIKALIINPAAFSHTSIAILDALRVMKCPVIEVHLSNTNLREEFRKNKITAKSSTAVIEGLKEKGYFLAILSQLI
- a CDS encoding tetratricopeptide repeat protein, which produces MKNYNNLITKYKSQLEKDPRSKVFAPLAEIYRKVGMNDEALALLKRGLIHHPNFSAAIIVYGQLLLEREEIEEAYTVLKPQLSINGDNIKFLKLFAHSCFKQNLILEALNTYKRVLFISPKDNEATEFIVKYDNFDSIENEDLTQKTFDISNLDDEIESWSTLSLVPQVKEEPVVEDKPKSEPGQIFSHTLVDLYLKQGAKQKAIEVLNSALAENPEDQRIQDRLLELEGQDEISESKGREDLMAAFESTAKKLEQKPKVELEKLTMAFELFESYLKKRSSEVLNG
- the pilQ gene encoding type IV pilus secretin PilQ; the encoded protein is MKKIVIAVSILYSFLALSANLTKIDFQQKDDLSYLNFNFDKNDFKIKKFQVVKDKQVIIDIENTVSTQRVLRAFDTSEFSGSVVFVSAFKAPGKSQDIRVVVQLRDNVRSKLQTSGNLASIIFENRYGAFASSKEEEGALTTAEEKKSQRLLKPKSKSMEDILENLTLSGQKKYVGNKISLNVKDMKINDILDLIADASGFNVIMTNDVAELKPLSLNLVNVPWDQALDTVLSINKLVAEKNGAILTIKTLAQATEEKRKEREATQIKEVAEPLVTKVLPISYSKAKDLTTLLKDYVTPARGSLIADERTNNLIINDTLETTEKIAKIVDILDRQTPQVLIESKIVEVNEGYQKQIGLQNGLNFGYDPIGQIPTSTDLTGSASSTSISGPGLSFSSAPTTGENTRNLLGVTISRFGRLFDLNFQLQLLESESKGKIIASPRVVTKHNVKAEIISTDTTSFEEREGTGEDITITFKETTAELSLAVTPQVANDGAIDLIVELSKEQFGTAPAAGAPPDKTKRQVKTNVLVENGSTIVLGGLYSYSKIESHSGVPYLKDVPIVGWLFRTPYNPQVSKTELVIFITPRVINQERAGLTSSL
- the pilO gene encoding type 4a pilus biogenesis protein PilO — its product is MLSLINKLYLILIVWGAFQAYEAYNEVEIERASLQEEVNIVNGRISKKKKELKKLKDYERDVEQKKEEIEIVAQKLEETQRRLPKDISDNESINLIKKLGESLKIKDVQINPSGQEENGFYITKYYTFSGKGTYLQFLLLLENISKQERILNVRDINLSKITKTNKSRYEIINLYATIESYIYNQNHREKRGIEEIEQKLKQEQSKKPARKKRTRNKN
- a CDS encoding PilN domain-containing protein, which produces MIEINLLEKKKPLELPVILGVDFNKVNKKSLLIGYAVYYGLTSVLIPGFKNKNQDVRDEIVQQKAVFNRLKKEVDSFGSLTEVMDAFTKRIEELKSREALVAQVMSNKSNPYKVLRGLSGSLNDDIWFNSLTIDDKKVIKIDGESISFSSVGDFINNVKELEYFIPRNGYSSETFGMKELKETSDQLYGESVTLQSFSIEGKIQSYGDLE
- the pilM gene encoding type IV pilus assembly protein PilM, which translates into the protein MKKNIDIQDVIFKIREALGLVPKELIGVDIGQSSVKVSKIVTKNDTYKLVKYASVPLPEAAIIEDEIQDEEALKEALKEAFKEAKVTEPYICLGLSGPNTVIKKLQLAGGDDEELEDQVIWEAEQYLPFPVEDCNIDWYVIGENMGGGLDVIVCAVKKDVLESFKTIIESLGKIVKVVDLCSISITNIYELASEEDLSSDIDDESEDEIFENTSSTDINKILIPSTLLIDIGSQATVFIVLKKGIPVFVKEIIIGGASITEEIQRQLGVTFQEAEDLKKMSSGEGVPDDVLMIINEINGTLVNELKKAHDFYINATSDDSLKNITVTGGSVRLPNLLEEIRSSFGVDVNVLNPFNEIEFNENDFDDDELNDMAHEGVVSFGLALREFPK
- a CDS encoding A24 family peptidase — its product is MILLFKIYAFIFGAMIGSFLNVLILRLPTNEKFFIDRSRCPKCGFQLKWFHNIPILSFIGLRGKCANCKTNISFQYPVIELLTATISLFLFGGEISLHGLTSYLFFFTVACCLLVHFVIDVRHQILPDVINVYLGIIFFIHVVFFYHWKHWVLGGLIGFLVPYLITYLFYKIKGVIGLGGGDIKLFGVLGIYLGPLGIIHNMLFSCILGSLLMMPLLLFKVIKRDQAIAFGPFIIIVAVIQIYFPSTFEMMLGALLF